TTCGGTAACTTCCTTTCCTGCGTTGTGCAGGACAAGTGCTGCGTAGATGTATTCCATTTCGTATTCACCTCAATTGTGATATTATTCAGTCATCCCTTTCAGGGCTTTTGCCTGAAGTGATGCACGTCCGATAATCAGTTCAACAATGTCTTTCGAATATATTGCGGCCTCAACACCAAGGTTGCGGGCTTCGCCTGCAGCCTTTGCAATGATTGGCTCAATCGTCTGTGCAGTCGGATAGGCTGCGTAGACACCGAGATTGAATGCCTGCTGGGCTGCCAGAACCACATTGTTGTAATATTCAGTCTCATCGATTGCCAACGTGGACGGCTCATAGAATGTGCCATCGTAGAAGGCCACCTGAAGGCTCAGACCGACGTCAATCGGACGGATATCAAGCTTGGACAGGACATCAGCCTGCTTTGCGTTGATCTCCTCTCCTGCTTTGACGAAGACCTTCCTCTCACGGATGACAACCTTTCCGCCTTCAATAGCAGCAGGAAGACCTGCCTGCTGGAAGACTCCGACGATGGGGCCCGGCTTAAAGCTGGTGGGACCCTTCTCAATGACAATGTCCTCAGGGGCAATATCGCCGGGGCGTGCCACCATCTTGGTCATCGTCTGCTGGAGCTTCTTGTACAGCTGGAACGGATTGTCGTTTGTGTAAATCAGTGCACTCTGCCCGTCAATGTATGAATTGATGCCGTCAATCGGCTCACCCATGCTTCCAAAGGCGTGCTCGACGAGAGTGTTTCGCGTCATCCGCAGGACAGCCTTGCCCCTAAGGTCACGGCGCATCTCCTGCATCTGCTTTGCGGGGATACCATGCAGGTCTACAAGACCTGTGAGACGGTATTCGTTCGCAAGCGAGACAATCTGCTCAACTTCATCCTGTTTCCACTGTGGCAGGTGTGTCGTATATAATGCCATTATATAATCCTCACTGCCGGACCCATGGATGTCTTCACATACACTGACCGGATATTCATTGCACCGCTCTCCAGTGACGCCTCAACCCTGTGCAGTACCGCATCGATGTTCTCTGCGAGCGCATCTGCATCCATACCGGCAGAACCGACCTTCACGTGGAAAGTGGTCTTGTCCTTTGTACGGAACTTGACAGATTTGCGCAGACGTTCGACCATGGGGCCGACATCCATCGTTGGCGGAACAGGGGTGGGCATCTTACCGCGGGGACCGAGACGGGTACCGAGCCAGCGACCAACAAGTGGCATGGCAGCGGTTTCTGCGAGGAAGAACCGATATTCGTCCGCAAGTCTGCGGGCTTCACGGGGTTCCCCTCCCAGACGCTCGATCTCTTCAGGTCCGATGATGAGGTCTACACCTACGGCTTTTGCCTGAGTGGTGATATCTCCTTTCCCAAGAACACAGATCTTCTGAGGCTGACCCGTGCCATTTGGAAGAATCATCGTCTCATCAATACGGTTTTTTGGCTGCGCCATGTCGATGTTCCGGAGATTCACTGAAATTTCAATGCTCTCCTCGAACTTCCGTTCAGGCGCGGCCTCCATTGCCGCTTTCACGGCATCCAGAATCTGGACCCTATCAACCATTCATTTCCTCCATAGTTCAACGACCCGTAATACGGATCTTCTATAGGTTTTCATAGTCTATTCACTGAGAATGCTGTCGTATTCGCCTGCATTAATCTTCGGGAAGATCTCCTTTGGATCCATCCCTTCGACCGTGACACCGACACTCACGCACGTCCCGATAACCTCTTTTACGCGGCTTTTCAGGTCGTACGAAATCATATCGTCAGTCTTCATACGGGCAATGCGAACAGCAGCCTCGAGCGGAAGATCCCCTACCTTCTGGGTGTTGGGTTCTCCCGAACCCTTCTCCAGACCGACCTCTTTCATGATGAGGGCAGTGGTGGGCGGGACACCTACGGAAATCGTGAAGTTCTTCTTGTCGTCGACTTCAACGGTCACAGGAACCTGCATACCATTGTAGTCGGCCGTCTTGGCGTTGATCTCGTCAACGACCGCCTTCACATTAATTCCGAGAGGTCCCAGGGCAGGCCCTAATGGAGGGCCGGCTGATGCCTTTCCGCCGGGTACCAATACCTCGACTACTTCTCCCATTGTAATATCACCAGGCCTCGATGCACCTGTAGACAGGTAACACTCAGCGTGGGTCAGTACAGGTCTGCATACTACCACTTAAACCTACGGGCATGCCCGAAAAAAGAGAGAGGAGATCTAATCTTCGGTTGACTTTTCAATAACGCGGACATTATCCCCGCGTACGGTGATGGGGATCGGGACCATCGATTCATACAGTTCAACCGTGATCTCCTCTTTTCCGGAGTCTACACGCTTGACAACAGCTTTTTCGCCTTTGAACGGACCTGCAATAAGCTCGACAATTGTGCCCTCGTCGATGCCGCTCACAGCCGGTTTCGGTTCGAGGAAATGCTCAATCTCAGCGAAGTCAGTTTCACCTTTCACTACGGCACGCGCATTGGGTATCAGGCGAACGAGCTGTTCCATCCGGGCGTACTCATCCGGCGTCTCAATGAAGACATACCCGCGCACTTCATCCGGTGCCATGATCGAGGTGATGACAAATTCATCGTGGTCTTTCATGACCTCGACGATGTCATCGACTACCTTCCGCTCCTTGT
Above is a window of Methanogenium organophilum DNA encoding:
- a CDS encoding 50S ribosomal protein L1; this translates as MVDRVQILDAVKAAMEAAPERKFEESIEISVNLRNIDMAQPKNRIDETMILPNGTGQPQKICVLGKGDITTQAKAVGVDLIIGPEEIERLGGEPREARRLADEYRFFLAETAAMPLVGRWLGTRLGPRGKMPTPVPPTMDVGPMVERLRKSVKFRTKDKTTFHVKVGSAGMDADALAENIDAVLHRVEASLESGAMNIRSVYVKTSMGPAVRII
- a CDS encoding 50S ribosomal protein L10 translates to MALYTTHLPQWKQDEVEQIVSLANEYRLTGLVDLHGIPAKQMQEMRRDLRGKAVLRMTRNTLVEHAFGSMGEPIDGINSYIDGQSALIYTNDNPFQLYKKLQQTMTKMVARPGDIAPEDIVIEKGPTSFKPGPIVGVFQQAGLPAAIEGGKVVIRERKVFVKAGEEINAKQADVLSKLDIRPIDVGLSLQVAFYDGTFYEPSTLAIDETEYYNNVVLAAQQAFNLGVYAAYPTAQTIEPIIAKAAGEARNLGVEAAIYSKDIVELIIGRASLQAKALKGMTE
- a CDS encoding transcription elongation factor Spt5 — protein: MTMSSEFGNKIYALKTTANKERKVVDDIVEVMKDHDEFVITSIMAPDEVRGYVFIETPDEYARMEQLVRLIPNARAVVKGETDFAEIEHFLEPKPAVSGIDEGTIVELIAGPFKGEKAVVKRVDSGKEEITVELYESMVPIPITVRGDNVRVIEKSTED
- a CDS encoding 50S ribosomal protein L11 translates to MGEVVEVLVPGGKASAGPPLGPALGPLGINVKAVVDEINAKTADYNGMQVPVTVEVDDKKNFTISVGVPPTTALIMKEVGLEKGSGEPNTQKVGDLPLEAAVRIARMKTDDMISYDLKSRVKEVIGTCVSVGVTVEGMDPKEIFPKINAGEYDSILSE